Proteins from a genomic interval of Rhipicephalus microplus isolate Deutch F79 chromosome 6, USDA_Rmic, whole genome shotgun sequence:
- the LOC119168546 gene encoding ubiquitin-conjugating enzyme E2 Z — MKLDIPATDFFDDVSSDDEIEDLLDEEIAPGMDNAGDGSDTDDETEGTPVEEDPNVPQTAASSTEIDNLPEIVLEDWDPRLFEHEGTSPQCLLRIQDDLLELHENPLPGVLIERNDTSWFRVAMSGPSGTTYEGRLFVFLLQCPPNYPARSPRVRLVNNHGASLSPNLCASGKVCLDILGTTDNCTWSPAHSIKTVLMAIQSLLMEA, encoded by the coding sequence ATGAAGCTTGACATTCCCGCCACCGACTTTTTCGACGACGTGTCCTCTGATGACGAGATCGAGGACCTCCTCGATGAAGAGATCGCACCCGGGATGGATAATGCTGGAGACGGCAGCGACACCGATGACGAGACCGAGGGCACACCAGTCGAGGAAGATCCAAACGTTCCACAGACCGCAGCCAGCAGCACGGAGATCGACAATCTGCCAGAGATCGTTCTGGAGGACTGGGACCCGCGTCTCTTCGAGCACGAAGGGACGTCGCCGCAGTGCCTATTGCGCATCCAGGACGACTTGCTGGAACTCCACGAAAATCCACTCCCGGGTGTGCTCATCGAGCGTAATGATACCAGCTGGTTCCGCGTGGCTATGTCGGGCCCCTCGGGCACGACGTACGAGGGCCGCTTGTTTGTCTTTCTTCTACAGTGCCCTCCGAACTACCCGGCGCGGTCGCCACGTGTTCGCCTCGTGAACAATCATGGTGCAAGCCTCAGCCCCAACCTGTGCGCAAGCGGCAAGGTGTGCCTAGACATTCTAGGCACCACGGACAACTGCACCTGGAGCCCCGCGCACAGCATCAAGACCGTGCTCATGGCAATCCAGTCACTGCTGATGGAGGCGTAG